The bacterium DNA window TTTTTCACAGGCGACAGAGTATCCCTTGCTGATTCGTCGGCATGGACGGTGTCGCAATCATTGACAATTCTCGCCCTTCTGGCGGGAATCGGCGCGTTTATCGAAGTGTTGACGCTGTCCGGTGCGCGCGGCTGGATTGTCATTCATCTGCTCTCGCTTCCGCACTGGCAGCTCTACGTCGGCATGGCGATCTTGATACCGCTGTTCGGCGGCGTCAGCGCTTATGGTGCCAGCGTCGTGCTGGGCGTGCCGGTCCTGCTTGCGTTGCTTGACCGTAACAACATCCTCGTGGCCGCCGCCCTCTCGATGATCGCTTCTGTTGGAGATTTTATGCCGCCCACGCGGCTGGCGGTCATCCTCGCGGGTCCCGTTGTCGGCGAGTCAAACACCAATCGGATACTGAAACATACGATTATTCCAGCCGTTCTTGCGACAGGACTGGGATTGGCAATCATCTATTTCGCGAACGTTCTCGCTCCTTATCTGGTGTTCATCTGAGATGCTTTTCTGGATCTACTGGCTGCTGGCGCTGGCGCTGCTGGGACTGGTCGGCGTGAATTTATGGCGTGAGCGTGACTGGCGCAAACAATTCGCGGCGGCGATCGTGTTGGTGCCGCTTATCATGCGCGTGCTCCTGATCAAATGAAGCTGCGCTTACTGGCACTCTTTCTGATCGCAGGGGTGACGTTGCTGTGCGCGGTCGCGGGCCGGGAATTTCGGCAAGCACGTTTGGATGAAGAACTTTTTCCATCGTCCGCGTTCACGAAGCGCCTTCAGCTTTCAGACTTTCATTCGGTGTTGCTCGGCACACGTGGCGATACCGAGATACTGGACTTTGTGGGAGCCGATTCGGGCGGGACGGTTCTCATTCTCGGCGGCACGCATTGCGACGAACCCGCGAGCTATCTTGCCGCATATCTGCTGGTCGAGAATTTGCAGATTGAACGCGGGCGGGTCTTGGTGATTCCGCGGGCCAACCGTTCAGCGATTTCGCACACGACTCCCGGTGAAGCCCATCCCGCGCAGTTTGCGATTCAGACAGCGTCCGGCCCGCGTACGTTCCGCATGGGCAGCCGCTACACGAATCCGCTTGATCAGTGGCCCGACCCGGAAGTTTATGTGCATAAGCCTTCGGGTCAGGAACTCTCGGGTGCGGATAGCCGTAATCTAAACCGGTGCTATCCCGGTCGTGCAAATGGCCGCTTCACGGAGCAGATCGCCTTTGCCATCAGCGAACTTGTCCGTCGTGAACACGTAGACCTCGTCATTGACCTGCACGAAGCGTCGCTCGAATATCCGGTAATCAATGCGATAGTTGCGCATGAACGGGCCATGGACTGCGCCGCCAATGCGGTGCTTGAGTTACAGATGGAAGGTCTCGATTTCGCCTTGGAGCCTTCGCCGTCGTCGTTCCACGGCCTGTCACATCGCGAACTGGGCGACCATACCGCAACGCATGCCACTCTGATGGAATCGGCAAACGCGATTCAAGGGCGCTTACGCGGTCGCACGAATGCCGATCTGCTCGTGACGGGCCGCGACCCTATGTACGAACGCGCAGCCGCGATAAACATGACTCGCGTTCCCTATGATTCAGAGGGCATTCCCCTCGAAGTGCGCGTGGGCCGACACCTTGCTGGCTGCGCCAAGCTGATCAGCAGCTTCACACAACTCAACCCTGATCGCGCCCTGTCGGTGGTGGGTATGCCAAGTTATGCTGAATTGCAAGAACACGGGCTGGGCTACTACCTTGATCATTCTGCCAAACCATAGATCGTGAGACGACCATGCTAAAGAAATTTCTACCCGTGCTCCTGCTGCTGGCCGTCTGTCTTGCGCAAGCCGCGGAGTTCAAGGCCCCTGTGCTGCTCACGTCAGGCGGTCAAAGCGCGGACTTGCAGTTGGTGAAGACGCTGCTAACCCGCGAGAACATCGCGTTTAATGTGAAACCGCTCGCGACGGCCGCCGACTTGGAGCAGGTCGGCAGTGTGATCATTGTGCTGGGCGGGTCGAGCAAAGGTCTGGGAGCCGCCAAGGTGAGCGCCGAAGAGGAGTCCGCGCGCATGACGGCGCTGCTTGGGGCCGCGCAGGAGCGCAAGGTGCCGGTACTTGCCATTCACGTCGGTGGCAAAAACCGCCGCGGCGCGTTGTCCGATGAGTTCAATCGTTTGGGCGCCCGTGGCGCCGACGAGTTGATCGTAGTCGCAGGGGGTGACGACGACGGGCTCTTCAAGGGCGTGGCCGCCGAGCGTTCAATTCCGTTTGAAATCGCGCCGAAAATTTCCGATGTCGGCGCACTGTTGCGCGCGCGTTTCACATCTGTGGAGCCGCCCAAAGAGTGAAGCGCGCATGGATGGCCGCCCTACTGTGCGGGGCGGCGCTGTTGTATGCCGAGCCGCGTCCTGCAAACTACTGTCTGGACTTAGACGGCAAGACCGCCGGTGCGAAGCTGGAGAATGCCGGCGCGCTGTTCGCGTTGAATGGCGCGACGCGATATACGTTTGAGGCATGGGTGCGGCCTCGCACGCAAGGCGGCGGTGGTCGCGGCCGGATTCTCGATCAAGAGAAATCCAGTCTTACCTTTTACTTGTCTGATGAAGGCCGCATCGGCTTTCGGCCCAATCGCGACGTCGGCTGGCAATTATCCGAAGTGAATTCGGTCCGCTACTGGACCTGGCAACACGTGGCGGTGACCGCGGACGGGAAGCTCCTGCGGTTCTTCGTCAACGGTAAATTGGTGACGGCCGTGCCTGTCAATACGATATTGAGTGTCAACCGTCGCCCGATCTCGATCGGCAACGGCCTAGGCGATGATGACACACCGCGCGGCTTCGATGGATGGTTGGACGACGTGCGGGTCAGTGATGTCTGCCGGTGGACGAAGGAATTCACGCCGCCTCAACGCGGTCGCTATTCTCCGCCGACCTCCGCGACCGTGTTGTACCTACCGTTTGACGAAGGCCCAGCCTACGATCTCGCGCTGGACTATTCGACCTCGAATGCCGAATTGCGTATCTCGCCGCCGCTGACACGCGTCAAAGCGCCGTAGATAATCGGAATGCACGACATGAAGAAGCCCGCCGCGATCCAGTCGCGGCGGGCTTCTCGTTTCAAACATTTCGGCGCGTGGCCGCGCGGATGCTACTTCATCAGCAGCATTTTCCGTGTAAGCACTTCAGAACCCATTTGCAGGCGGTAGAAATACATGCCTGTAGCCATGGACTCCGCATTCCAGTCGGCGCGGTAGCTGCCCGCGGTCATCTTCCCGTTGACAAGCGTCGCGACGCGCTGTCCCATCAGATTGAAGATCGCCAAATCCACTTCACCGTCACGGGGCAGGGAGTACTCAATGACCGTGCTCGGGTTGAACGGGTTCGGGTAGTTTTGCGCGAGGGCGAACTCACGCGGGACAATGGGCTGTTCGTCACTCGGGAGCACGATTTCAAGCGTATCGGTGAAACCGCAGCCCGTGCCGAAGTCACCCGACGTGGACGAGTCATGCATGACGATCATGCACGATGTGCTCTGCACCGCAGGCTTGTCGCAGGTCAATTCGGTAATCAACAGCAGGTCGGGATCCGTCACTTCGCACATGCGCGTCACGAATTGGCCGCCGCACCACAGATCAAAATAGAGTCGAGCGCCGCAGCGCACGCCTTGCGGCGGGCTGGTGAAGAACATCGTGATCTGATCGGATGTTTGCGTGTAACCCGGCGTAGCGAAGTGCCGGAGGAACGTGCGTCCGACGCCGATGGCATGATCGGACTGCTGCGCTCCGTTGATCGCGACCACGCCGACTTCCACGCTGCCGTCGGCGCACACCGCGAATTCTGCATCACGGGCGTCGGCCGGACGCGGCACGGCGAATGTCCAATCGTCAGTCGAATTCACGCGATAAAACACCCCGAATCCGGTCAGTCCTTCACCGCTGTGATCCCATGTCACCGACACGGCGGTGCAGTATTGATCATCCGAGACCTGAACATTGGTCGGAGCACTTGGTGCGACGCCGGTCGGGCAGGCCGTGTTAGAGCAGTCAAAATTCTCGATCGTCAAGTTGATGAACTGTGGCCCGGTGGTCACGCGAAATGTATCCGACGTCCAGCAACAATTTGCGCCGCTGATTTTCAGATAGTATACAGGCTGATCAGGAGCAGCGGGCATGGTTCCGATCTGCCACGCGGGATCGGCAAAGAAGTTACCTTCCATACCGCAAAAATCCATGCCGTTAAACGGTTGGCAACTGTAGCTCGCCTCGCCCGGCAGGGTTCCCACCGGAACAAGGTCGTCCGTGGCATCGGGCCCGTTCAGATTCTCGTCCCAGAAAATGCACCAAGCGTCAACATTATCCGCGAACGGTGTACGCGAACCTACATCACAACCACAGCCCAACACGGGCTCTAAGCCGCAGTAATTCCAAATCACGGTCGCATCTTGAGCCACACCAATTTGCGCGCAGCACGTCAGGAGCAGTCCAAGAGTCAGTAAACGTAGTGCTTTCATTGATTGACACCTCCAGAGGATGGTATTTGTATACAGTTTGAGTCGAATGTCATGCCTCTCACACCTGCCAAAATTCTCACGTGAGACAGCTGCTGATACGAACTCCCACCAGATTGCAAACGCAGAAAAAACAGGTCATTAAATCGCGTTATGCAGATGGGTCAGAGCAGTACACCCTGAATATACATGATATGGAAATTTACATATAAAAGCATCTCCCGCATGAAAAAGGCCCGGCGCATTGCCGGGCCTTCATCTGTGAGGAATGTGTTAGCCTACGGTGTCGCGGAAGAAACGACGACATAGAACTTCGTCGCGTCCGCGGGAATAGCACCGACATCGGTAAACGTTGTGCTTGCCGTCGAACCTTCGAGCGTCGTAAACGGGCCTTCCGTGACCAGCGACGAGTACACTC harbors:
- a CDS encoding succinylglutamate desuccinylase/aspartoacylase family protein, which produces MKLRLLALFLIAGVTLLCAVAGREFRQARLDEELFPSSAFTKRLQLSDFHSVLLGTRGDTEILDFVGADSGGTVLILGGTHCDEPASYLAAYLLVENLQIERGRVLVIPRANRSAISHTTPGEAHPAQFAIQTASGPRTFRMGSRYTNPLDQWPDPEVYVHKPSGQELSGADSRNLNRCYPGRANGRFTEQIAFAISELVRREHVDLVIDLHEASLEYPVINAIVAHERAMDCAANAVLELQMEGLDFALEPSPSSFHGLSHRELGDHTATHATLMESANAIQGRLRGRTNADLLVTGRDPMYERAAAINMTRVPYDSEGIPLEVRVGRHLAGCAKLISSFTQLNPDRALSVVGMPSYAELQEHGLGYYLDHSAKP
- a CDS encoding LamG domain-containing protein, yielding MKRAWMAALLCGAALLYAEPRPANYCLDLDGKTAGAKLENAGALFALNGATRYTFEAWVRPRTQGGGGRGRILDQEKSSLTFYLSDEGRIGFRPNRDVGWQLSEVNSVRYWTWQHVAVTADGKLLRFFVNGKLVTAVPVNTILSVNRRPISIGNGLGDDDTPRGFDGWLDDVRVSDVCRWTKEFTPPQRGRYSPPTSATVLYLPFDEGPAYDLALDYSTSNAELRISPPLTRVKAP
- a CDS encoding T9SS type A sorting domain-containing protein; the protein is MKALRLLTLGLLLTCCAQIGVAQDATVIWNYCGLEPVLGCGCDVGSRTPFADNVDAWCIFWDENLNGPDATDDLVPVGTLPGEASYSCQPFNGMDFCGMEGNFFADPAWQIGTMPAAPDQPVYYLKISGANCCWTSDTFRVTTGPQFINLTIENFDCSNTACPTGVAPSAPTNVQVSDDQYCTAVSVTWDHSGEGLTGFGVFYRVNSTDDWTFAVPRPADARDAEFAVCADGSVEVGVVAINGAQQSDHAIGVGRTFLRHFATPGYTQTSDQITMFFTSPPQGVRCGARLYFDLWCGGQFVTRMCEVTDPDLLLITELTCDKPAVQSTSCMIVMHDSSTSGDFGTGCGFTDTLEIVLPSDEQPIVPREFALAQNYPNPFNPSTVIEYSLPRDGEVDLAIFNLMGQRVATLVNGKMTAGSYRADWNAESMATGMYFYRLQMGSEVLTRKMLLMK